One window from the genome of Anomalospiza imberbis isolate Cuckoo-Finch-1a 21T00152 chromosome 13, ASM3175350v1, whole genome shotgun sequence encodes:
- the SEMA6D gene encoding semaphorin-6D isoform X5: MRLPVLCALVTLLSLSRCRAVSFPEDEDPINVVDYHYSRQYPVFRGRPSGNESQHRLDFQLMLKIRDTLYITGRDQVYTVNLNEVPKSEVIPSKKLTWRSKQQDRENCAMKGKHKDECHNFIKVFVPRNDEMVFVCGTNAFNPMCRYYRLNTLEYDGEEISGLARCPFDARQTNVALFADGKLYSATVADFLASDAVIYRSMGDGSALRTIKYDSKWIKEPHFLHAIEYGNYVYFFFREIAVEHNTLGKAVYSRVARICKNDMGGSQRVLEKHWTSFLKARLNCSVPGDSFFYFDVLQSITDIIEINGVPTVVGVFTTQLNSIPGSAVCAFSMDDIEKVFKGRFKEQKTPDSVWTAVPEDKVPKPRPGCCAKHGLAEAYKTSIDFPDETLSFIKSHPLMDSAVPSVTEEPWFTKTRVRYRLTAIAVDHAAGPYQNYTVIFVGSEAGVVLKILAKTRPFSLNDSILLEEIEAYNHAKCNAESEEDRRVISLQLDRDHHALFVAFSSCVVRIPLSRCERHGSCKKACIASRDPYCGWLDHEACGRVTPGMLFSLFVSHNHSTGGYVQDVEYGNTAQLGDCHEILPTTATPDYKIFGDPTSGVRWEVQSGESNQMVHMNVLITCVFAAFVLGAFIAGVAVYCYRDMFVRKSRKIHKDAESAQSCTDSSGSFAKLNGLFDSPVKEYQQNIDSPKLYTNLLTSRKELPPNGDTKSMMMDHRGQPPELAALPTPESTPVLQQKTLQAMKSQSDKAHGNLNASRKETPLKSPQFFPSSPPPHSPLSHGHIPSAIVLPNATHDYNTSFSNSNAHKADKKMQHIDHPLTKSSSKRDHRRSVDSRNTLNDFLKHLNETTNNPKAIMGDIQVAHQTLMLDPMGNMSEIPPKVPNREASLYSPPSTLPRNSPTKRVDVPTTPAVPMTSLERQRGYHKNSSQRHSISALPKNLNSPNGVLLSRQPSINRGGYMAPTAGTKMDYMQGTPVTVHLQPSLSRQSSYTSNGTLPRTGIKRTPSLKPDVPPKPSFVPQTTSVRPLNKYSY; the protein is encoded by the exons ATGAGGCTCCCCGTGCTCTGTGCCTTGGTGACGCTGCTGAGCCTGTCCCGCTGCCGGGCCGTCAGCTTCCCCGAAGACGAGGACCCCATTAACGTCGTGGACTACCACT ATTCAAGGCAATATCCAGTATTTAGAGGACGCCCTTCAGGCAATGAATCTCAGCACAGACTGGACTTCCAACTAATGCTGAAAATTCGAGACACACTCTATATCACTGGCAG GGACCAGGTTTACACTGTAAATTTAAATGAAGTTCCAAAATCAGAAGTTATCCCAAGCAAG aaattaacatggaGATCAAAGCAGCAGGACAGAGAGAACTGTGCTATGAAAGGCAAACATAAA GATGAATGCCATAACTTCATTAAAGTCTTTGTTCCAAGAAATGATGAGATGGTGTTTGTCTGTGGAACAAATGCATTTAACCCTATGTGCAGATACTATCGG tTGAATACATTAGAGTATGATGGGGAGGAAATTAGTGGTTTGGCAAGATGCCCATTTGATGCCAGACAAACCAATGTCGCCCTCTTTGCTG ATGGAAAATTGTATTCGGCAACAGTAGCAGATTTCCTGGCAAGTGATGCTGTTATTTATCGCAGCATGGGGGATGGATCTGCCTTAAGAACAATAAAGTATGACTCCAAATGGATAAAAG AACCACACTTCCTCCATGCCATAGAATACGGGAACtatgtttatttcttcttcagagAAATTGCTGTAGAGCACAACACTTTAGGCAAG gcTGTGTATTCCCGTGTGGCACGCATCTGCAAAAATGACATGGGGGGCTCCCAAAGGGTCCTGGAGAAGCACTGGACATCCTTTCTGAAAGCTCGGCTCAACTGCTCAGTTCCTGGGGATTCATTCTTCTACTTTGATGTTCTGCAGTCTATCACAGACATAATAGAAATCAATGGAGTGCCCACCGTTGTGGGTGTATTCACCACACAGCTCAACAG CATCCCTGGTTCAGCAGTGTGTGCTTTTAGCATGGATGACATTGAGAAAGTCTTCAAAGGGAGATTTAAAGAACAAAAGACTCCTGACTCTGTTTGGACAGCTGTACCTGAAGACAAAGTACCAAAGCCAAG ACCTGGCTGCTGTGCAAAACATGGCCTAGCAGAGGCTTACAAAACCTCCATTGATTTCCCAGACGAAACGCTCTCCTTCATCAAATCTCATCCATTGATGGACTCAGCTGTTCCCTCAGTCACTGAGGAGCCCTGGTTTACCAAAACACGTGTCAG ATACAGATTGACAGCAATTGCTGTAGACCACGCTGCTGGACCCTACCAGAACTACACAGTCATATTTGTTGGCTCTGAAGCAGGAGTAGTACTTAAAATCTTGGCAAAGACCAGGCCTTTTTCTTTGAATGACAGCATATTACTGGAAGAGATTGAAGCATATAATCATGCAAA GTGTAATGCAGAAAGCGAGGAGGACAGAAGAGTCATTTCCCTCCAGCTGGACAGAGACCACCATGCTCTGTTCGTGGCATTCTCCAGCTGCGTCGTTAGAATTCCCCTGAGTCGGTGTGAGCGTCACGGGTCATGTAAAAA GGCATGTATTGCTTCACGGGACCCTTACTGTGGCTGGTTAGACCATGAGGCGTGTGGAAGAGTGACACCAGGCATGCT GTTCTCTTTGTTTGTTTCACACAACCACAGCACTGGAGGATATGTACAAGATGTTGAATACGGCAacacagcacagcttggggACTGCCATG AAATTTTGCCTACTACAGCTACACCAGATTACAAAATATTTGGCGACCCAACATCTG GTGTGAGGTGGGAAGTACAATCAGGAGAGTCCAACCAAATGGTACATATGAATGTCCTAATCACTTGTGTCTTTGCCGCTTTTGTCCTGGGAGCCTTTATTGCGGGAGTGGCCGTGTACTGTTACCGGGATATGTTTGTGCGGAAGTCCAGGAAAATACACAAAGATGCAGAATCGGCTCAGTCCTGCACTGACTCCAGTGGGAGCTTTGCCAAACTGAATGGGCTGTTTGACAGTCCTGTCAAGGAGTATCAGCAGAACATTGATTCACCCAAACTGTACACAAACCTGCTGACCAGCAGAAAGGAGTTGCCTCCAAACGGTGATACCAAGTCCATGATGATGGACCACAGGGGACAGCCTCCAGAATTAGCTGCACTTCCAACTCCAGAATCTACTCCAGTTCTTCAACAAAAGACTCTGCAGGCTATGAAAAGTCAGTCGGACAAAGCGCATGGTAACCTCAATGCTTCGCGAAAGGAAACCCCACTAAAAAGCCCTCAGTTTTTTCCTTCTAGTCCTCCACCCCACTCTCCTCTAAGTCATGGACATATTCCCAGTGCTATTGTTCTTCCCAATGCTACCCATGACTACAACACATCTTTCTCAAATTCTAATGCACACAAGGCAGACAAAAAGATGCAACATATTGATCATCCACTTACAAAATCATCCAGCAAAAGAGACCACAGGAGATCTGTTGATTCCAGGAACACCCTGAATGATTTTCTGAAACACTTAAATGAAACTACTAATAATCCCAAAGCAATTATGGGAGATATTCAAGTGGCCCACCAGACTTTAATGCTGGATCCAATGGGCAATATGTCTGAGATCCCACCTAAGGTTCCCAACAGGGAGGCATCTTTATACTCTCCTCCATCAACTCTGCCAAGAAACAGTCCCACAAAACGAGTGGATGTTCCCACCACTCCTGCAGTACCAATGACCTCTTTGGAAAGGCAGAGGGGTTATCataaaaattcttcacagagGCACTCAATATCTGCCCTTCCGAAAAATTTGAACTCACCAAATGGTGTTTTGTTATCCAGACAGCCAAGTATTAATCGTGGGGGGTACATGGCTCCCACAGCAGGCACTAAGATGGACTACATGCAAGGGACGCCTGTCACGGTTCACCTCCAGCCTTCCTTGTCCAGGCAAAGCAGCTACACGAGCAATGGCACCCTGCCTCGCACAGGAATAAAGAGGACACCCTCCCTAAAACCCGACGTGCCACCAAAACCCTCATTCGTCCCTCAGACAACGTCAGTCAGACCACTGAACAAATACAGCTACTAG
- the SEMA6D gene encoding semaphorin-6D isoform X3: MRLPVLCALVTLLSLSRCRAVSFPEDEDPINVVDYHYSRQYPVFRGRPSGNESQHRLDFQLMLKIRDTLYITGRDQVYTVNLNEVPKSEVIPSKKLTWRSKQQDRENCAMKGKHKDECHNFIKVFVPRNDEMVFVCGTNAFNPMCRYYRLNTLEYDGEEISGLARCPFDARQTNVALFADGKLYSATVADFLASDAVIYRSMGDGSALRTIKYDSKWIKEPHFLHAIEYGNYVYFFFREIAVEHNTLGKAVYSRVARICKNDMGGSQRVLEKHWTSFLKARLNCSVPGDSFFYFDVLQSITDIIEINGVPTVVGVFTTQLNSIPGSAVCAFSMDDIEKVFKGRFKEQKTPDSVWTAVPEDKVPKPRPGCCAKHGLAEAYKTSIDFPDETLSFIKSHPLMDSAVPSVTEEPWFTKTRVRYRLTAIAVDHAAGPYQNYTVIFVGSEAGVVLKILAKTRPFSLNDSILLEEIEAYNHAKCNAESEEDRRVISLQLDRDHHALFVAFSSCVVRIPLSRCERHGSCKKACIASRDPYCGWLDHEACGRVTPGMLFSLFVSHNHSTGGYVQDVEYGNTAQLGDCHDMEFSSASITTMASIPVISPKVIGSWKPKVTGSRKFVVQDDPNTSDYSDPLSGVPKGVRWEVQSGESNQMVHMNVLITCVFAAFVLGAFIAGVAVYCYRDMFVRKSRKIHKDAESAQSCTDSSGSFAKLNGLFDSPVKEYQQNIDSPKLYTNLLTSRKELPPNGDTKSMMMDHRGQPPELAALPTPESTPVLQQKTLQAMKSQSDKAHGNLNASRKETPLKSPQFFPSSPPPHSPLSHGHIPSAIVLPNATHDYNTSFSNSNAHKADKKMQHIDHPLTKSSSKRDHRRSVDSRNTLNDFLKHLNETTNNPKAIMGDIQVAHQTLMLDPMGNMSEIPPKVPNREASLYSPPSTLPRNSPTKRVDVPTTPAVPMTSLERQRGYHKNSSQRHSISALPKNLNSPNGVLLSRQPSINRGGYMAPTAGTKMDYMQGTPVTVHLQPSLSRQSSYTSNGTLPRTGIKRTPSLKPDVPPKPSFVPQTTSVRPLNKYSY, translated from the exons ATGAGGCTCCCCGTGCTCTGTGCCTTGGTGACGCTGCTGAGCCTGTCCCGCTGCCGGGCCGTCAGCTTCCCCGAAGACGAGGACCCCATTAACGTCGTGGACTACCACT ATTCAAGGCAATATCCAGTATTTAGAGGACGCCCTTCAGGCAATGAATCTCAGCACAGACTGGACTTCCAACTAATGCTGAAAATTCGAGACACACTCTATATCACTGGCAG GGACCAGGTTTACACTGTAAATTTAAATGAAGTTCCAAAATCAGAAGTTATCCCAAGCAAG aaattaacatggaGATCAAAGCAGCAGGACAGAGAGAACTGTGCTATGAAAGGCAAACATAAA GATGAATGCCATAACTTCATTAAAGTCTTTGTTCCAAGAAATGATGAGATGGTGTTTGTCTGTGGAACAAATGCATTTAACCCTATGTGCAGATACTATCGG tTGAATACATTAGAGTATGATGGGGAGGAAATTAGTGGTTTGGCAAGATGCCCATTTGATGCCAGACAAACCAATGTCGCCCTCTTTGCTG ATGGAAAATTGTATTCGGCAACAGTAGCAGATTTCCTGGCAAGTGATGCTGTTATTTATCGCAGCATGGGGGATGGATCTGCCTTAAGAACAATAAAGTATGACTCCAAATGGATAAAAG AACCACACTTCCTCCATGCCATAGAATACGGGAACtatgtttatttcttcttcagagAAATTGCTGTAGAGCACAACACTTTAGGCAAG gcTGTGTATTCCCGTGTGGCACGCATCTGCAAAAATGACATGGGGGGCTCCCAAAGGGTCCTGGAGAAGCACTGGACATCCTTTCTGAAAGCTCGGCTCAACTGCTCAGTTCCTGGGGATTCATTCTTCTACTTTGATGTTCTGCAGTCTATCACAGACATAATAGAAATCAATGGAGTGCCCACCGTTGTGGGTGTATTCACCACACAGCTCAACAG CATCCCTGGTTCAGCAGTGTGTGCTTTTAGCATGGATGACATTGAGAAAGTCTTCAAAGGGAGATTTAAAGAACAAAAGACTCCTGACTCTGTTTGGACAGCTGTACCTGAAGACAAAGTACCAAAGCCAAG ACCTGGCTGCTGTGCAAAACATGGCCTAGCAGAGGCTTACAAAACCTCCATTGATTTCCCAGACGAAACGCTCTCCTTCATCAAATCTCATCCATTGATGGACTCAGCTGTTCCCTCAGTCACTGAGGAGCCCTGGTTTACCAAAACACGTGTCAG ATACAGATTGACAGCAATTGCTGTAGACCACGCTGCTGGACCCTACCAGAACTACACAGTCATATTTGTTGGCTCTGAAGCAGGAGTAGTACTTAAAATCTTGGCAAAGACCAGGCCTTTTTCTTTGAATGACAGCATATTACTGGAAGAGATTGAAGCATATAATCATGCAAA GTGTAATGCAGAAAGCGAGGAGGACAGAAGAGTCATTTCCCTCCAGCTGGACAGAGACCACCATGCTCTGTTCGTGGCATTCTCCAGCTGCGTCGTTAGAATTCCCCTGAGTCGGTGTGAGCGTCACGGGTCATGTAAAAA GGCATGTATTGCTTCACGGGACCCTTACTGTGGCTGGTTAGACCATGAGGCGTGTGGAAGAGTGACACCAGGCATGCT GTTCTCTTTGTTTGTTTCACACAACCACAGCACTGGAGGATATGTACAAGATGTTGAATACGGCAacacagcacagcttggggACTGCCATG ACATGGAGTTCTCCTCAGCTTCCATTACCACAATGGCAAGTATCCCAGTTATATCACCTAAAGTGATTGGTTCCTGGAAACCTAAAGTGACTGGCTCTCGGAAATTTGTAGTTCAAGATGACCCAAACACTTCTGATTATTCTGATCCATTATCAGGTGTCCCAAAGG GTGTGAGGTGGGAAGTACAATCAGGAGAGTCCAACCAAATGGTACATATGAATGTCCTAATCACTTGTGTCTTTGCCGCTTTTGTCCTGGGAGCCTTTATTGCGGGAGTGGCCGTGTACTGTTACCGGGATATGTTTGTGCGGAAGTCCAGGAAAATACACAAAGATGCAGAATCGGCTCAGTCCTGCACTGACTCCAGTGGGAGCTTTGCCAAACTGAATGGGCTGTTTGACAGTCCTGTCAAGGAGTATCAGCAGAACATTGATTCACCCAAACTGTACACAAACCTGCTGACCAGCAGAAAGGAGTTGCCTCCAAACGGTGATACCAAGTCCATGATGATGGACCACAGGGGACAGCCTCCAGAATTAGCTGCACTTCCAACTCCAGAATCTACTCCAGTTCTTCAACAAAAGACTCTGCAGGCTATGAAAAGTCAGTCGGACAAAGCGCATGGTAACCTCAATGCTTCGCGAAAGGAAACCCCACTAAAAAGCCCTCAGTTTTTTCCTTCTAGTCCTCCACCCCACTCTCCTCTAAGTCATGGACATATTCCCAGTGCTATTGTTCTTCCCAATGCTACCCATGACTACAACACATCTTTCTCAAATTCTAATGCACACAAGGCAGACAAAAAGATGCAACATATTGATCATCCACTTACAAAATCATCCAGCAAAAGAGACCACAGGAGATCTGTTGATTCCAGGAACACCCTGAATGATTTTCTGAAACACTTAAATGAAACTACTAATAATCCCAAAGCAATTATGGGAGATATTCAAGTGGCCCACCAGACTTTAATGCTGGATCCAATGGGCAATATGTCTGAGATCCCACCTAAGGTTCCCAACAGGGAGGCATCTTTATACTCTCCTCCATCAACTCTGCCAAGAAACAGTCCCACAAAACGAGTGGATGTTCCCACCACTCCTGCAGTACCAATGACCTCTTTGGAAAGGCAGAGGGGTTATCataaaaattcttcacagagGCACTCAATATCTGCCCTTCCGAAAAATTTGAACTCACCAAATGGTGTTTTGTTATCCAGACAGCCAAGTATTAATCGTGGGGGGTACATGGCTCCCACAGCAGGCACTAAGATGGACTACATGCAAGGGACGCCTGTCACGGTTCACCTCCAGCCTTCCTTGTCCAGGCAAAGCAGCTACACGAGCAATGGCACCCTGCCTCGCACAGGAATAAAGAGGACACCCTCCCTAAAACCCGACGTGCCACCAAAACCCTCATTCGTCCCTCAGACAACGTCAGTCAGACCACTGAACAAATACAGCTACTAG
- the SEMA6D gene encoding semaphorin-6D isoform X9 produces MRLPVLCALVTLLSLSRCRAVSFPEDEDPINVVDYHYSRQYPVFRGRPSGNESQHRLDFQLMLKIRDTLYITGRDQVYTVNLNEVPKSEVIPSKKLTWRSKQQDRENCAMKGKHKDECHNFIKVFVPRNDEMVFVCGTNAFNPMCRYYRLNTLEYDGEEISGLARCPFDARQTNVALFADGKLYSATVADFLASDAVIYRSMGDGSALRTIKYDSKWIKEPHFLHAIEYGNYVYFFFREIAVEHNTLGKAVYSRVARICKNDMGGSQRVLEKHWTSFLKARLNCSVPGDSFFYFDVLQSITDIIEINGVPTVVGVFTTQLNSIPGSAVCAFSMDDIEKVFKGRFKEQKTPDSVWTAVPEDKVPKPRPGCCAKHGLAEAYKTSIDFPDETLSFIKSHPLMDSAVPSVTEEPWFTKTRVRYRLTAIAVDHAAGPYQNYTVIFVGSEAGVVLKILAKTRPFSLNDSILLEEIEAYNHAKCNAESEEDRRVISLQLDRDHHALFVAFSSCVVRIPLSRCERHGSCKKACIASRDPYCGWLDHEACGRVTPGMLTGGYVQDVEYGNTAQLGDCHDMEFSSASITTMV; encoded by the exons ATGAGGCTCCCCGTGCTCTGTGCCTTGGTGACGCTGCTGAGCCTGTCCCGCTGCCGGGCCGTCAGCTTCCCCGAAGACGAGGACCCCATTAACGTCGTGGACTACCACT ATTCAAGGCAATATCCAGTATTTAGAGGACGCCCTTCAGGCAATGAATCTCAGCACAGACTGGACTTCCAACTAATGCTGAAAATTCGAGACACACTCTATATCACTGGCAG GGACCAGGTTTACACTGTAAATTTAAATGAAGTTCCAAAATCAGAAGTTATCCCAAGCAAG aaattaacatggaGATCAAAGCAGCAGGACAGAGAGAACTGTGCTATGAAAGGCAAACATAAA GATGAATGCCATAACTTCATTAAAGTCTTTGTTCCAAGAAATGATGAGATGGTGTTTGTCTGTGGAACAAATGCATTTAACCCTATGTGCAGATACTATCGG tTGAATACATTAGAGTATGATGGGGAGGAAATTAGTGGTTTGGCAAGATGCCCATTTGATGCCAGACAAACCAATGTCGCCCTCTTTGCTG ATGGAAAATTGTATTCGGCAACAGTAGCAGATTTCCTGGCAAGTGATGCTGTTATTTATCGCAGCATGGGGGATGGATCTGCCTTAAGAACAATAAAGTATGACTCCAAATGGATAAAAG AACCACACTTCCTCCATGCCATAGAATACGGGAACtatgtttatttcttcttcagagAAATTGCTGTAGAGCACAACACTTTAGGCAAG gcTGTGTATTCCCGTGTGGCACGCATCTGCAAAAATGACATGGGGGGCTCCCAAAGGGTCCTGGAGAAGCACTGGACATCCTTTCTGAAAGCTCGGCTCAACTGCTCAGTTCCTGGGGATTCATTCTTCTACTTTGATGTTCTGCAGTCTATCACAGACATAATAGAAATCAATGGAGTGCCCACCGTTGTGGGTGTATTCACCACACAGCTCAACAG CATCCCTGGTTCAGCAGTGTGTGCTTTTAGCATGGATGACATTGAGAAAGTCTTCAAAGGGAGATTTAAAGAACAAAAGACTCCTGACTCTGTTTGGACAGCTGTACCTGAAGACAAAGTACCAAAGCCAAG ACCTGGCTGCTGTGCAAAACATGGCCTAGCAGAGGCTTACAAAACCTCCATTGATTTCCCAGACGAAACGCTCTCCTTCATCAAATCTCATCCATTGATGGACTCAGCTGTTCCCTCAGTCACTGAGGAGCCCTGGTTTACCAAAACACGTGTCAG ATACAGATTGACAGCAATTGCTGTAGACCACGCTGCTGGACCCTACCAGAACTACACAGTCATATTTGTTGGCTCTGAAGCAGGAGTAGTACTTAAAATCTTGGCAAAGACCAGGCCTTTTTCTTTGAATGACAGCATATTACTGGAAGAGATTGAAGCATATAATCATGCAAA GTGTAATGCAGAAAGCGAGGAGGACAGAAGAGTCATTTCCCTCCAGCTGGACAGAGACCACCATGCTCTGTTCGTGGCATTCTCCAGCTGCGTCGTTAGAATTCCCCTGAGTCGGTGTGAGCGTCACGGGTCATGTAAAAA GGCATGTATTGCTTCACGGGACCCTTACTGTGGCTGGTTAGACCATGAGGCGTGTGGAAGAGTGACACCAGGCATGCT CACTGGAGGATATGTACAAGATGTTGAATACGGCAacacagcacagcttggggACTGCCATG ACATGGAGTTCTCCTCAGCTTCCATTACCACAATG GTGTGA